The following proteins are encoded in a genomic region of Thermococcus henrietii:
- a CDS encoding transcriptional regulator: MKVSAFEVASRYVYPSLRRRLVEHLREKGLKQTEIAELLHVTQSAVSRYLNMDRGALIDVSKFREIDEDLKNLADEIVEFRPSEYDIHMRLIGVALKMLGRGYVCSFHAKIDPEVNPAECRVCIELFG; encoded by the coding sequence ATGAAGGTCAGCGCCTTTGAGGTTGCATCCCGCTACGTTTACCCCTCCCTCAGAAGACGCCTCGTGGAGCACCTCCGGGAGAAGGGGCTGAAGCAGACCGAGATAGCGGAGCTCCTCCACGTCACCCAGTCGGCGGTTTCGCGCTACCTCAACATGGACAGAGGTGCACTCATAGACGTTTCAAAGTTCAGGGAGATTGACGAGGACCTCAAGAACCTTGCGGACGAGATAGTTGAATTCCGGCCGAGCGAGTACGACATCCACATGAGGCTCATCGGGGTAGCTCTCAAGATGCTCGGTAGGGGCTATGTCTGCTCCTTCCACGCCAAAATAGACCCCGAGGTGAACCCAGCCGAGTGCAGGGTCTGCATAGAGCTGTTCGGCTAA
- the hcp gene encoding hydroxylamine reductase — MAVKVPSSGKEAGVLMRCDQCSMSLPGGCTFRGICGKDPDLNSLQEALIYGMKGTAAYYYHAYELGYNDDEIGFFLAKGLYSTLTNVNFDKNRFLELILENGRIHLKAMELLDKAYTETYGKPEPVKVPTGTDEGHGILVTGHTYRALYELLKQIREMGLEDRIRVYTHSEMLPAHSYPEFRKFKSLYGNWGGSWVYQRKEFTEFPGAILGTSNCVQQPPKSYADRMFTTDIAGLEGVPHLENDYEPLIKRALETPKMEKRDDGYIVTGFHHTNVLPLMDKLIELINEGKIRHVFVIGGCDVPNPKMSYYEKLTAMVPEDAIILSAACGKFRYNRRDYGEIEGIPRFMDFGQCNNVYSIIQIAGALAKELDVGLNELPVSIVLSWMEQKAIGILYSLLYLGIKGIYIGPKAPEFFTPNVFETLRKKFDLRLISEPEEDLKRMLNSTTAVSEDSPLLD; from the coding sequence ATGGCCGTGAAGGTTCCGAGCAGTGGAAAGGAAGCTGGCGTTCTGATGAGGTGCGACCAGTGTTCGATGAGCCTGCCGGGAGGATGTACCTTCAGAGGAATCTGCGGCAAGGACCCCGACCTGAACTCCCTTCAGGAGGCCCTCATCTACGGAATGAAGGGAACGGCAGCCTACTATTACCACGCCTACGAGCTCGGCTACAATGACGACGAGATCGGCTTCTTCCTGGCTAAAGGCCTCTACTCGACTCTCACCAACGTGAACTTCGACAAGAACCGCTTCCTCGAGCTCATCCTCGAGAACGGCCGTATTCACCTCAAGGCTATGGAGCTCCTAGATAAGGCCTACACCGAGACCTACGGAAAGCCCGAGCCGGTCAAGGTTCCGACCGGAACCGACGAGGGGCACGGAATTCTCGTCACCGGCCACACCTACAGGGCGCTCTACGAACTCCTTAAGCAGATTAGGGAGATGGGCCTCGAGGACCGGATTAGGGTCTACACCCACTCCGAGATGCTCCCGGCCCATTCCTACCCGGAGTTCAGGAAGTTCAAGTCCCTCTACGGCAACTGGGGCGGTTCGTGGGTCTACCAGAGGAAGGAGTTCACCGAGTTCCCCGGGGCAATCCTTGGAACCAGCAACTGCGTCCAGCAACCACCGAAGAGCTACGCCGACAGGATGTTCACCACCGACATAGCGGGCCTTGAGGGCGTTCCCCACCTTGAGAACGACTACGAGCCCCTCATCAAGCGCGCGCTCGAGACGCCGAAGATGGAAAAGAGGGACGACGGCTACATCGTCACCGGTTTCCACCACACCAACGTGCTCCCGCTCATGGACAAGCTTATTGAGCTGATAAACGAGGGCAAGATAAGGCACGTCTTCGTCATAGGTGGCTGTGACGTCCCCAACCCGAAGATGAGCTACTACGAGAAGCTCACCGCGATGGTGCCCGAAGATGCCATAATCCTCTCGGCCGCGTGTGGTAAGTTCCGCTACAACAGGCGCGACTACGGCGAAATCGAGGGAATACCGCGCTTCATGGACTTCGGCCAGTGCAACAACGTCTACTCGATAATCCAGATTGCCGGGGCGCTCGCGAAGGAGCTGGACGTCGGCCTCAACGAGCTCCCGGTCAGCATAGTCCTCAGCTGGATGGAGCAGAAGGCCATCGGAATCCTCTACAGCCTGCTCTACCTCGGAATCAAGGGCATCTACATCGGACCCAAGGCTCCTGAGTTCTTCACGCCGAACGTCTTCGAGACCCTCAGGAAGAAGTTCGACCTCAGGCTCATAAGCGAGCCCGAGGAGGACTTAAAGAGGATGCTCAACTCCACCACTGCTGTGAGCGAGGACTCGCCTCTGCTCGACTGA
- a CDS encoding DUF438 domain-containing protein has product MTELLSNREQKKEALKALLLRIHNGEDVNSLKEEFRAVLSSISPLEIPIIEQELVKEGVSAKDIAKMCDLHVELFREAVKGTDEVEEKELPEGHPLWVRYMENREILKDAEMLNLYARTLATTRDERMREEILGVLEEIVGNLRKVGFTHYNRDEMLTFPYIERRGLTAIATVLWTKHDEIRFMLKHLYGLLARREEMPWEEFVERFKAKAGEASFALSDMVFRENNIYYPTLKALLSDGEWKAVRMQDDEIGYYKVNPPEWDPGEDVKPLQPWQINPELSAEELLSLPREVQQALKGQPLEFDKGQLRREGDIDLGTGFVSVEELKAIFEALPVDVTFIDRDDRVRFFSPGERIFTRTPSILGRPVQLCHPPKSVHIVNKILRAFKEGRKREATFWLRLGPKYVYIKYVPLFDRNGNYLGTLEITMDIGEYKRIEGEKRLLDWRD; this is encoded by the coding sequence ATGACCGAATTGCTCTCAAACCGCGAGCAGAAGAAAGAAGCCCTGAAGGCCCTTCTCCTCAGGATTCATAACGGTGAGGACGTTAATTCACTTAAGGAGGAATTCCGGGCAGTTCTAAGCTCGATATCTCCCCTTGAAATTCCAATCATCGAGCAGGAGCTCGTGAAGGAAGGCGTTTCCGCTAAGGACATCGCCAAAATGTGCGACCTTCACGTCGAGCTCTTCAGGGAGGCCGTGAAGGGAACGGACGAGGTTGAGGAGAAGGAACTTCCCGAGGGACATCCCCTCTGGGTTCGCTACATGGAGAACAGGGAAATCCTCAAGGACGCGGAGATGCTGAACCTCTACGCGAGAACCCTCGCAACGACAAGAGATGAGCGCATGAGGGAGGAAATCCTCGGAGTTCTGGAGGAGATAGTTGGAAACCTCCGGAAGGTCGGCTTCACCCACTACAACCGCGACGAGATGCTGACGTTTCCCTATATTGAGAGGAGGGGTTTGACGGCCATAGCAACCGTCCTCTGGACAAAACACGACGAGATAAGGTTCATGCTAAAGCACCTTTACGGACTTCTGGCAAGGAGGGAGGAGATGCCCTGGGAGGAGTTCGTTGAGCGCTTCAAGGCGAAAGCCGGCGAGGCATCCTTTGCGCTGAGTGATATGGTCTTCAGGGAGAACAACATCTACTATCCAACCCTCAAGGCCCTCCTCAGCGACGGCGAGTGGAAGGCAGTAAGAATGCAGGACGACGAGATTGGCTACTACAAGGTGAACCCGCCTGAATGGGACCCCGGGGAGGACGTTAAACCGCTCCAGCCCTGGCAAATCAACCCGGAGCTGAGCGCTGAGGAACTGCTAAGCCTTCCACGGGAGGTTCAGCAGGCCCTTAAAGGCCAGCCCCTGGAGTTTGATAAAGGCCAGCTGAGGCGCGAGGGGGACATCGACCTCGGCACCGGTTTCGTGAGCGTCGAGGAGCTTAAGGCTATATTCGAGGCCCTTCCCGTTGACGTTACCTTCATAGACAGGGACGACCGCGTTCGGTTCTTCTCCCCGGGCGAGAGGATATTTACGAGGACACCATCGATTCTCGGACGGCCGGTCCAGCTCTGCCACCCTCCGAAGAGCGTTCACATCGTTAACAAAATCCTGAGGGCCTTCAAGGAGGGCAGAAAAAGGGAGGCAACGTTCTGGCTCAGGCTCGGCCCGAAGTACGTCTACATCAAGTACGTGCCCCTCTTTGACAGGAACGGGAACTACCTGGGAACCCTTGAGATTACGATGGACATCGGAGAGTATAAGAGGATAGAGGGCGAGAAGAGACTGCTCGACTGGAGGGATTAG
- a CDS encoding Lrp/AsnC family transcriptional regulator, protein MAEIERLDELDRAILHILQEDGRASYSEIARRLKVPESTVRLRVKKLVERGVIRKFAALINPFKAGYSIVAFIAVDVEPSKIKEAVEKLKELPEVDVLGIATGAHDILMQVTVKDLHELEDFLVEKLGSIDGIKSTETSILTSVKKWGYARVF, encoded by the coding sequence ATGGCGGAAATTGAACGACTTGATGAGTTGGACAGGGCGATACTTCATATCCTACAGGAGGACGGGAGGGCCAGCTACTCGGAGATAGCGAGAAGGCTTAAGGTGCCGGAATCGACGGTCAGGCTCAGGGTTAAAAAGCTTGTTGAGAGGGGCGTTATAAGGAAGTTCGCGGCGCTGATAAACCCCTTCAAGGCCGGCTACTCAATAGTGGCCTTTATAGCGGTGGACGTTGAGCCGAGCAAGATAAAGGAAGCCGTTGAAAAGCTTAAGGAGCTTCCCGAGGTGGACGTCCTGGGCATAGCGACCGGAGCCCACGACATACTGATGCAGGTGACGGTGAAGGACCTCCACGAGCTTGAAGACTTCCTTGTAGAGAAGCTTGGCTCAATAGATGGAATAAAGAGCACGGAAACCTCCATCCTCACGAGCGTGAAGAAGTGGGGCTACGCGAGGGTGTTCTAA
- a CDS encoding leucine/methionine racemase → MLLPPKDEVIQGYSRYISRASHVTYWPVVPYKAQNALVWDVEGREYIDFLSDAAVQNVGHNNPRVVEAVKKTAERLLHFTFIYGFPVEPYLLARRLSELAPVENAKVAFGLSGSDANDGAIKFARAYTGRRVVIGYLRSYYGSTYGAMSVTGLDFEVRSKVGQLSDVHFIPYPNCYRCPFGKEPGKCRMECLEYLKEKFEGEVHAEGVAVLLAEPIQGDAGMVVPPEGYFRKLKRLLDEHGILLGVDEVQSGLGRTGRWFAIEHFGVEPDIITLAKPLGGGLPISAVIGRDEIMDSIPPLGHAFTLCGNPVASAAALAVIEEIEERNLLQRAERLGKKAKDRLERMRKRHELIGDVRGLGLMLGVDLVKDRETKERAYDEAKKVVWRAYELGLIVAFLQGNVLRIQPPLTIEEELLEEGLDRLEEAIEDVEDGRVSDEVLEKVQGW, encoded by the coding sequence ATGTTGCTGCCCCCAAAAGATGAAGTTATCCAAGGCTATTCGCGCTACATCTCCCGGGCCTCCCACGTAACATACTGGCCGGTCGTGCCATACAAGGCCCAAAACGCCCTCGTCTGGGACGTTGAGGGGAGGGAGTACATAGACTTCCTGAGCGATGCGGCCGTTCAGAACGTCGGGCATAACAACCCGAGGGTCGTTGAGGCCGTCAAAAAGACCGCCGAGAGGTTGCTTCACTTCACCTTCATCTACGGCTTTCCAGTAGAGCCTTACCTGCTCGCTCGGAGGCTCAGCGAGCTTGCCCCGGTTGAGAACGCGAAGGTTGCCTTTGGTCTCAGCGGGAGCGATGCGAATGATGGCGCGATAAAGTTCGCGAGGGCTTACACTGGCAGGAGGGTTGTAATCGGCTACCTTCGGAGCTACTATGGGTCCACTTACGGGGCCATGAGCGTTACCGGTCTTGACTTCGAGGTCCGCTCAAAGGTCGGCCAGCTAAGTGACGTTCACTTCATCCCTTACCCCAACTGCTACCGCTGTCCCTTTGGGAAGGAGCCCGGGAAGTGCCGCATGGAGTGCCTCGAGTACCTCAAGGAGAAGTTCGAGGGGGAGGTGCACGCTGAGGGGGTAGCTGTCCTCTTAGCCGAGCCGATACAGGGCGACGCAGGGATGGTGGTCCCTCCTGAGGGCTACTTCAGGAAGCTCAAAAGGCTCCTCGATGAACACGGTATTCTCCTCGGTGTTGACGAGGTTCAGAGTGGTCTCGGGAGGACAGGCAGGTGGTTCGCCATCGAGCACTTCGGCGTTGAGCCCGACATAATTACCCTTGCGAAGCCCCTTGGCGGCGGGCTTCCGATAAGCGCCGTGATTGGAAGGGATGAGATAATGGACTCAATTCCGCCCCTGGGACATGCGTTCACCCTCTGCGGGAACCCGGTCGCCAGCGCCGCCGCTCTGGCGGTAATCGAGGAAATCGAGGAGCGGAACCTCTTACAGAGGGCCGAAAGACTGGGGAAGAAAGCCAAGGACAGACTGGAGAGAATGAGGAAGAGACACGAGCTCATCGGTGACGTCCGCGGGCTTGGATTGATGCTCGGCGTTGACCTCGTTAAGGACAGGGAAACCAAAGAGAGGGCCTACGACGAGGCCAAGAAGGTCGTCTGGCGGGCCTACGAGCTGGGCCTAATCGTCGCCTTTCTCCAGGGCAACGTGCTGAGGATTCAGCCCCCGCTGACGATAGAGGAGGAACTTCTTGAGGAAGGCCTTGACAGGCTTGAAGAAGCAATCGAGGACGTGGAGGATGGCAGGGTTTCGGATGAAGTCCTGGAAAAGGTGCAGGGATGGTAA
- the nuoI gene encoding NADH-quinone oxidoreductase subunit NuoI yields MPARVVGEEKVKIKKSFVKPWLGLKYLFKKPVTIKIPEERIEPAPKYRGFHTLDWKKCVGCNFCGQICPARAIEMTWLEVDGKMEKRPHPKVDYGRCTFCQFCVDVCPTGALGFTEAYYLSTGGSEEDLELFNWVPIHPDKVRELNEMYGDYRFPVVKIEKLGDGTYRYHLRDGEVFEFKILGYGIRPPKKPTPAKPTAKATAKKETAKPAEKKESKPAEKKEEKAEKAEKKE; encoded by the coding sequence ATGCCCGCGAGAGTCGTTGGTGAGGAGAAGGTCAAGATTAAGAAGTCATTCGTCAAGCCCTGGCTTGGCCTTAAATACCTCTTCAAAAAACCCGTCACGATAAAGATACCGGAGGAGAGGATAGAGCCAGCACCGAAGTACAGGGGCTTCCACACGCTTGACTGGAAGAAGTGCGTTGGCTGTAACTTCTGCGGCCAGATATGCCCAGCGAGGGCTATAGAGATGACATGGCTTGAAGTGGACGGCAAGATGGAGAAGAGGCCCCACCCGAAGGTGGACTACGGCCGCTGTACGTTCTGTCAGTTCTGTGTGGACGTCTGCCCAACTGGAGCCCTCGGCTTCACGGAGGCGTACTACCTTTCAACCGGCGGCAGTGAGGAGGACCTCGAGCTCTTCAACTGGGTTCCCATTCATCCCGACAAGGTCAGGGAGCTCAACGAGATGTACGGTGACTACCGCTTCCCGGTTGTCAAGATTGAGAAGCTCGGCGATGGGACCTACCGCTACCACCTCCGCGATGGCGAGGTCTTCGAGTTCAAGATACTCGGCTACGGTATAAGGCCGCCCAAGAAGCCCACTCCAGCCAAGCCCACCGCCAAGGCCACTGCAAAGAAAGAGACTGCCAAACCTGCCGAGAAGAAGGAATCAAAGCCGGCTGAGAAGAAGGAAGAGAAGGCTGAAAAGGCTGAGAAGAAGGAGTGA